Within the Mixophyes fleayi isolate aMixFle1 chromosome 5, aMixFle1.hap1, whole genome shotgun sequence genome, the region AGTATACATAGATTTGGCTGCACTTTCAAATTGTGTCCTATTTCAATACTGCTGTGTACAAGCAGAAGCATAACCACGTCTGGCGAAAAGAACCATGGGCTCCAGTGCAGTGGCTTCTCTACTGCCCCCAAGGCTGTATGCACATTCGTGTTGAAGGGCTTAAAGTGGTGTAACTAGGAAGACCACACTTACATTGCCACACCTACATTGCCTGCACTGCTATGGCAAAAACCAAAGCTATTGGTCTGCGCAGTCACTCCTAATTCTGTGTGCAGTCCCCGTCTATAATCTGGCTCAGATGGGGCTTTGGATGGGCAGATGAGGTTTGAGTTGGGGATAGCAGGTGATCATTCATCCACCCCTACCATAACCCATTACCAAATGGCAACCAAGGAGGCCCGGGTACCCTGTCCCCGCATTTTCTCACCTAGTGTCTCTTACTGAAGTTCCCAGCCTACACTGGTTACCCATAACAGGTTTTGGTTACTATGATAACAGCCATTGTCTGATCaatagagggagcttcagtaagctgtACTGCTGATGCACAGAGTTCTGACAAGGGAGGCAGCCCTCCACTCCAGTTATAAGCAGCTGTATTCCCTATAAACTCTTATTATGTGTACTAATGTATACATTGTCACATACATTTAATTTCTATGCTTTTCTTTGCAGGAGTGAATTTTGTCCTCCGGAAAGCAATTCTCGCATTGAAACCTGATTTGAACATCTCTAAAAAGGGGGATGAATGGTGTATAAAAACAGAGACCAAAATTAAGACGAGAGAACTTTCCTTTAAATTAGACACAGAGTTTGATGAATCTTCTCCGGATGGCAGAAATGTTAAGGTGAGGACGTCACTGGTCAAAAGTGGGTGCATAGagatgtgtttttatttgcatCTTGGAAAAAAAGTGACAGTGTTCCCATTGCAATTTATATCATCCAAATAATAGACATACAAACAGGGAACATGTTCATCAAAACCGCAGACACATACTTGCTCACTACACTTGATATCCACAGCATGTTTTATTGATGGCTTTGGAACTTTCCTTGTCCATTTTATTTGAAATCAGTTCATATATTGCTATATTGTCATACTTCTATGAAGTGTTACTCTTATTATATTCTAAGTGATATACTAGCTTTACCACAAAGCTTTTGTTTTGTATCAATATGGAGCTCTGGATTCTTGGAGCTGCTAAACTCATTGCACCAGTTTTGTTTCCCAAAGGAAAATATGTGTTGCCCACAGCAGCCgagcatttattttcctttgggATCAAATATTGTAGCGCTAGACATCAACCATCAGACAGATACATTAAAACACACTATATATCactgatcaataaaaaaaaaagtgaccatttATTCAAATAAGAACACATATATAGAGTATATAAAACCTATTGCATCAGGACCTTGTAGCAGCATACATTTCTTATCCTCAGTATTTAAAGGACATAAAGTCTCATATTTGCATACATATACAATAATCAAATCAGCATGGTCAGAAGAATGATGCATTTAGGTTGGTGTTAGTTAAGTCAAATCTGTAACTTGCTGCATAATTTCTTAAATTTGATCCAGAATTTGATGTTGGAGCCAGATATTTTGCAATGTGATGTGCAGGCATTATATTCTAGTATTCCCCATGAGAAAGGAGTAAAACAGGTGGAATCATTTTTGATTTCAGATATGACAAACTTTATTTTACAATCAATTCACTTTATCCTATCTCTCAATATCCCAGCCACATTTTATTCTCTATACCATACAAAGGAGATCACTTCCAAGCTAAAGTGGGTGCTTTggcaacatcaccatttatttatatagcactactaattccatagcgctgtacagagaactcactccctgccccattggagcttacagtctaaattccctaacacatacacacacatactagggtcaatttgttagcagccaattaacctattaatatgtttttggagtgtgggaggaaaccaaagctcctggaggaaacccacgcaaacacagggagaacatacaaactccacaaagataaggccatggtcgggaattgaactcatgaccccagtgctgtaagtgctaacctctaggccaccgtgctgccccacaaggccaccatgctgcccctaacATACAGTCAGATACATCCAATACTCCCCATCACACATAGAGTGGGATCATACGTCTTTTTGCACCAATATTTATTGTGCTTGTTGTAAAATACAAACTGCTTAAGTAAAGCAAACAAGCAATGTTGAGGGATAACTAGCCATTGAAGCACTCTAAACTAGTGGGCTCAGCTCTGGGATGGATTGGTAGTCCTGACATTTTAGCTATACCAGCCCATCAGTTTATACATCAGCTGCTGTTGTCTGTGTTTCTTTAAAAACAATTGCCACAACTTGGCCAAGAAAATATTATCTCCAAATATTCTAGACCAAGTCTAGTCTTCTAAAAACCAAGTTTCCGTAAATACAAATGAAAACTGATATACTTCCATGACTTGTCTCCTATAGCCTGAACCATATCTGGTTCCATATGATGCATGTTTGCTTTTGCTTCCATATATTGGCTCATTATGACTTGTCTGATTCCTGATGCCCATCTGGCTACCCAATGGCAGACATCAGAATGCCAGAGAAATCAACAGGTGTTCAATATGGAAAGTCCCTAGATCTTATATTCCATCAGAGATTGTAGAATGAAATTGCTCTGCTATTGAATTGCTATAACATGGCAAAATTACAATTTTTCTCAGTTATGTATAGCTGGGAAACATATTATTTTACAGTAGTTGTAAAGATGTTCTGGCAGGGGAGAAACCAGACATTTGTAGGAGCCCATAGCATGAGATCAGTCCATGGCTGCTGTTACACAGGAACAGCAGCCACAACCTGAccactagagggagcttcagtacaCCAGAGCAGGTGAGCAATTGTCTGCATACACACTGCTATTGCCTGTTGCTTTGGCAGGGGAGGTACCACTACCATTCAGGCTGCAGGTCCCATAGCATCTAAACTCCAGCAATCATGGTCATTCTGTTTTAATGTCCAGGGTATTAGAAGGTGGTTTCATGTGACTATATCAGTTGTCCTTACCTACAGCTGTATTGTGATTTTCCTTTTTACAGACCATTATGACACTGGACAATGGTGTATTAAAACAACTGCAGAAGGTGGATGGCAAAGATAATGTGATAACACGAGAAGTAAAAGATGGCCGACTGGTAACTGTAAGTATCTTGTGATCAGAGACCCTCTCTACACCAGCCTATAGGGAGTGAGCAAGGCTAAGTCCACATGGACTTTTTTTAATCCATCTCCCCTGTTCCATTTATGACAACTGTATGGGGGAGACACAAAACCTCTCACGGACTATTGAACTCTATTGAGAGACACCCTCTGCAGTCTGCACTGCTGTCTTATCACATTGGATAATTGAGCATGAACTGGGCTAAGTAGAGTATGTACTGTTCTCCTGTTCCGTCGTCGGATGTGTAACTTATATCTTATAATAACATTCTCCTTCATTTGTCCTGGAGGAACCACTGATGTAATTGGGCTTCCACCTATTTTGAAAGTTTAGGTgatattttcttattatataagtATTCTATAAAATAGAACTTAATGTGAGAGGAAGCACCTGAGAGAGGTTATGCGAGAGGGGCTTCACTGATGTACCCCTTAACTCAGGGCATCTAACACATCCAGTTGTTTGTAGAGCTGGTAATGTGTATGGTTTTAGATTTCCAGTACATGGCAGGAACACACTTTTATTTACTGTCTGCTACTAAACTGTACAAGAGTTATTGTTGAACTACTCATGAGAATGTCTTTTGTATATTTGTTATTGTGCATTTCACAAGTCAACACTAGTTTTCCATGTAACATGAAACCTATTTGCATATGTGATGGCAAATTACAAAATCACTGATGTCAGGAGAGCTACATGGGAACGTGAGCCTGCAGACAATCATATGATTTCCATGCGAGATGGAAACAGAAGTCTGCAGGTGTTTTCTATCACTGCTGGAATTAACCTCTagatatgtggggggggggaaataaatgCTATTATGGGGACAGAGTACATTTTGGATGGAGAACCTCTTTTAGTATAAAAGCTAATTGTTGTAACTCCTGTCTTATAAGGAATAACATTCTCTCTTCAACGTTTGTGCTGCTACGTGTTAAAAATAATAGTTATCATTTACAGCAACTGCTCTATACATTTGttcatattttctatatttaaccTTCCAAATAATTTACTTTTAGACCATGACGGTTGGAGATGTGAAATGCATTCGGATCTTCGACAGAAAATGAAACCTTCAGTCTGGTGAATAGACTTCTTTCAAATGTAGGCTCGTTTCAATGAGCATTACACTGTCTTTCCACCAGAAAATTTCTATCAAAAGCTTGTTTGTGACATGTACTGGTAATCATCTGTGCTATGTTATGTATGCAAATTAAAGGTTTTGTTCTCCATTCCTATTGTTGTggcttgttattgtttttttgttttacttctgTAATGCTTCTTTAGGCTAGGCACCAGCGTGGGATATGCCTGTTAAGGGGTTAACTAGAGGCACGCCGGGGGGAGGGAATCTGGTGCGAGTGTCAGGTCTGAAGTATTGAAATAGAGCACAGTCAATCCTAGTTGAGTTTTTAGAATGCAGGGAGAGAGATTCAGGATACTTCTGTGAGGAGCATGTTTGCCAAGATTATCGAGATCTTGGTAGGTTGGcagtaaagatgagcgggctcggattttggtaatccgagcccacccgaacagtgcggatccgacgggatccgagcactgttcgggtacttccggccgccaaatcaatccaaaacgaggctatgacatccaagtctcgcgtcggatctcacgagactcagatgtcataaattccccgctcgcggccgccatcttcattctgcctgcgatcactgaagagggaggttgtttgggAGCCCCTGTCCTGCTTAGTTATTTTCAGTGGTTATttgggagatcctgtgctctgtcctgctgatcagtttagtggtgctttgtccagtgctctgtcctgctgagtccggtggtgctgtgtcctgtgctctttcctgctgagtccagtggtgctgtgtcctgtgctctgttctgctaaggccattgttatttaaaaattattaaaaagtaaaaaaaaaaattataaaacaaatatacaaaaataattaaaaaaatttataaaaaaactataaaaaaaagtctataaaaatttctactgcaatatatgaataggttcactgttcctgcagttaagatatattagtactgcaatatatgaaaatacgttcactgttgctgctgtaccaaaaattaggtactgctatttcaaactacgttcactgttgctgctgtaccaaaaaataggtactgcaatttcaaactacgttcactgttgctgctgtaccaaaaaataggtactgctatttcaaactacgttcactgttgctgctgtaccaaaaaataggtactgctatttcaaactacgttcactgttgctgctgtaccaaaaaataggtactgctgtataactccagtccagtggtactctcctgtgccgcagataatttgtaaagactttgccaagtgtgtgtggtttaggggtacgctctcttgtgctgcatataatggagtaccaaaatttggaggataaagtagggaaagatcaagaaccccttcctcctaatgctgaagctgatgccactagtcatgacatagacgatgaaatgccatcaacgtcgtctgccaagggcgatgcccaatctcctagtagagggcatgtaaaatccaaaaagccaaagttcactaaaattagcaaaaaaaataaaattgaaatcatctgaggagaaacgtaaacttgccaatatgccatttacgacacggagtggcaaggaatggcttaggccgtggcccgtgttcatgactagtggttcagattcacccaaggatctaagccctcctcccccccccctcaaaaaaatgtaaaagagttatgctgtcagcaacaactcagcaaacaactctgccttctaaagagatgtcatcacaaatccccaaggcgagtccaagggtgttggtggttgcgaagcctgaccttcccatcactgtacgggaagaggtggctccttccaccatttgcagcacgccctctgcatatgctggaaggatcacccacagtccagttacagatttggctaatgaaggtgtcaatgttgtacaccggcaggaggatattgatgtagctggcgctgagcaggaacttgacgaggaggatgctgatgtggttatcttaaatgaggcacaagggggggaaacagttgttgtcgatgggatgaaaaagcccatcgtcatgcctggggaagaagaccaaaaaatccacctcttcggtctggagttatttctatcccaatccggacaacaaatgtatggccatatgtacctttatgtaaagctcaaataagcaggggtaaggatcttggccacctagggacatcctcccttatatgtcacctgaagaaccttcataattcagtgtttagttcaggacctgtggctaggaccgtcagcagtccagggacacctaaatcccttggtcctgttggatacacaccagcaacaccctcctcgtcaacttcctccacgatctccatcagagatagtcctgcaggccatgtcaccggcatgactgagtcctcttcaatccgggattcttccgaaggatcctgcagtggtacgcctactactgccgctgctgctgttgctgctggtagtcggtcatcttcccagagggaaagtcgtaagaacgctacgtctttcaccaaacagttgaccgtcccacagtcgtttgccatgagcacgaagtacgacagtagtcatcctatggcaaaacggataactgcggccgtaacagctatgttggtgttagacgtgcgtccggtgtccgccatcagtggagtgggattaagatggttgatggaggtattgtgtccccggtaccaaatcccgttgagattccacttcactaggcagtccagaaatattagtaccagagattaaactatgttcactgttcctgcagtccagaaatattagtaccagagattaaactacgttcactgttcctgattggtttgttaaagtgcgaatgtcctatttcaacaacatcagggtgggtgggagggcacaaggacaattccatcttgcacctctagcaaactcttgcaaactgccatcctgtctgccactgcagtgccactcctagatgggccacgtgtttgtgccgcccacttgtgtcgcttagcttagacatccagctaggTCGGTGCAACCTTTttcactaaaaacaatattgtgaggtgtgaggtgttcagaatagactggaaattagtggaaatgaatgttattgaggttaataatagtgtaggagtggaaaaaaaaccaaaaatatggattttagcattattcatgcttttttttaaaaaaaaatcagaacccaaaacccaaaatcagaaccaaaacctttcgtggggcgTTTtcgcaaaacaaatcagaacccaaaacctcaagctaatcaaaacccaaaacaccaaaagtggccggtgcacacccctagttggCAGTCTCTTTTCTCTTAACTAATCCTTATCAGAGATTTATCTGATTGAGGACAAGTTCAAGTTTCAGGTTTGCTTTGACCTTCCTTGGTGGCTGACCAGAGATGTGTGTTAAGTGGAAAGCCTATAATTGAGGTGCAGTCAGAAGACATACGAGACAAAGTTTTGAAGGAGAGCTTAGTGAGAGAGAAGTGAGGAGTTATAGAGACTTTGAGCTGATTTGTAGGAATGCTGCAACTGATAGGTCATCATTCCCAAAACTGCTAAATCAGCCTCAGCAGTGAATAGTGATGATGAAAGAAATCTCCAACTCTTCGAACAAGAGCCCATGGTCTTgggaaatgaggatgatgattatgTCCAGAGAGTATGAGGTGGAGGGGACACTGAAAGGAAATGTAAGAGAACTGGTAATAGGAATTTTGGAGAGGAACATGTTACCATGGATGGAACACTGCAGTAAGGGGAATGTGATTGTCACCATAGACCTGAAATGTCAGCTCCTGAATAACATTGGTGTACTGTACTGCAAATTACAAACTTGTTTAGGAGGCGTTCCAAAAAGAGTGGATTTTTGGCTTATGACCTgtgatgatgtgtgtgtgatgttAGCATCTACCTGTTTTCAAACTTGCATTTGCAAGGACCACTTTTATACATCCACTCACAGAATCCAGGGCCAAAGGAACCCTGATGGTAAGCTAGGAGCACTGATACATATTGGAGCAAACTCTGAGGCCCAGTTGTTAACTTACACCAGCAACATCTGTAGGAAAAAGGTTTCACTCAAAAATGAACACTTTTTAAATTCTAGCCAGGTTTAATCTCTAAAAGCAAGTCCAAGGTCCTACCCTTTTGCTGGGCAAGCCATTACATAGACTGAATCTAAACCTAAGATGAGTAATTTGACCATGCTAAGGATGAACAAACTTTACACCACCTATCTAAGACCTGAAAATAACCTTTATGATGTTTGCTGACAAGCCTATAAACAGCTGCCAAAAACAGTGTATTCAAATGATCTCACTAATGGGCGGGTTGAAGCTGCTTCATGTCACTCCATAGCCTACAAAGTTTGTACACTGATGCCACCCCTTCCAGAATGTGAATGTGTGTAATACTGTGGTCCCGTTGGTTCAGATTCAATGTGGAGTCCACAACACTCCTGCTTTTTCTGCATGTGCTGTCCAATATGTTCATATCTGTGATCATGTTACATAAGAAGGCAGAATCCATCCCTGGGGCATAACCAGGGTTAGGACAACGCAACTGGAATCCTGtggtttaataaatattatataaatattgtccaatgcgattaaggtggttccaacacacaaagagatttaatagcaaaacatagcaggattacagcaaaccatgatgttGCATAAAAAGGAATAACAATATACAGGAAAGCATAACAGAATATATTACACATGTGCCGGTAGGCCCAGGTCCAGCTTCAGTCTTGAAGTCTGCAGTCAGAGATTTAATACTGGGTCAGggacttgcttatatacagtttgagttaacaaaaaacagtgatgatgtcacaatgtatacaATGATAAACTAAAGTCTTTCTTCATTAgtccagggtttatgatgttccagtagaatgctggttataggtcagttcaaagaatgcctctccaaaggtgggggcagctcactccaacagctgagcacatgtagtGCCTTAGGGAACCAactaaatccagtttaaaccagtcTATTAACATGTGCTACCTAtagtattatagagtatcaatatttttatattcataaCTAGTGATTGCAGTGTGCGATCGCTTAGCCGCCGATACCGGATTtctactggtgaaatgaggaatgatataagaccaaacaccatacatttcttaggaacTAAATCACGAATACCTGCAAagtaaatttatctttgcataaataacctttaagttttactaataaactgatgtgagttggaactttattagatgtgtactatttacaaatgtaagtgtaaatgtaagtgtgtgtgttgttttcctgTGCGAATGCATTATAAACTGTAGCGTACTTATCGCAatcacacagtaaaacaatattaatcaatttaacctacttcatccaattatttgacttccacagttcAGAACTAAGCGGTAAATTTGCAGCAAAGGTTTTAGAAAATAGTATGTCTGACTGCTAAAGATGCAATGTATTCAAAGGCAAACATCTCATTGTAAATCTAACACTTGACCCTAATTTGTGGCACCAAATTATTTCTATAAAGAACAACTAAACTCAAACCTGAGAACtttcatatataaataatgtaaaatatgataAAACAACAATTCAATATTTCCATGATATTCCATTGCAGCTTTGTGGAAAACCAATTCCTCCTTTGTCCATTACCAGTATCTGAATAGGATctacacacatcatcatcatttatttaaatagcaccactgattccgcagcgctgtacagagaactcactgatcatcagtctctgccccattg harbors:
- the LOC142157859 gene encoding fatty acid-binding protein, adipocyte-like: MCDALMGTWILTEGNNDDFSKYLEELGVNFVLRKAILALKPDLNISKKGDEWCIKTETKIKTRELSFKLDTEFDESSPDGRNVKTIMTLDNGVLKQLQKVDGKDNVITREVKDGRLVTTMTVGDVKCIRIFDRK